A stretch of Lathyrus oleraceus cultivar Zhongwan6 chromosome 6, CAAS_Psat_ZW6_1.0, whole genome shotgun sequence DNA encodes these proteins:
- the LOC127095281 gene encoding protein cornichon homolog 1: MGWNLFFWLGICFPSNIALLASNFYQVLILSDLEADYINPFDASSRINYFILPEFIGQGVLCALCLFTGHWLMFFLNLPLACYHVMLYVKREHLIDVTEVFRVLNAEKKFRIAKLALYLIVLIVTIFRLTLIGVYYLGLEHDDDLAYLW, translated from the exons ATGGGTTGGAACCTCTTCTTCTGGCTTGGGATTTGTTTCCCCTCCAATATTGCTCTTCTCGCTTCAAATTTCTACCAG GTTTTGATTTTATCTGACTTGGAAGCTGACTATATCAACCCATTTGATGCTTCATCTCGGATTAACTActtcattcttcctgagtttaTTGGACAAGGAGTTTTATGTGCACTCTGTCTCTTCACTGGTCACTGGCTCATGTTTTTTCTCAATCTTCCTCTTGCTTGTTATCATGTCATGCT GTATGTGAAAAGAGAGCATCTTATTGATGTTACTGAAGTGTTTAGAGTACTCAATGCCGAGAAGAAATTCCGGATAGCAAAACTTGCTTTGTACTTAATAGTCCTCATTGTCACCATCTTCAG GCTTACATTGATTGGTGTCTACTATTTAGGCCTCGAACACGATGATGACTTGGCATATCTTTGGTAA